GAAGCAGCTTTTTTGATGTCGTTATAGCTTCCGCCTTTATTGGCGGCAAGCAACCAGTTGAGCTTATCATGCCCGTTGTGAAAAAAGTCTTTTTGCTGCTCCAGCTCAATTTTTAGAGTAGCGTTTGGCATCCCAAGATCGGCAAGTATACTCTCTATCTCTTTTACAAACTTAGGGATCACACTTTTTCGGGCGGCATGAAGATTGGTTGCTATCTTACGCAGCGCTTCTTTCTTTTCTGAAATGGCTTTTTCTGAACGTGTTATTTCTTCTTCGGCATTTTCTGAAACCGCTACTTTTTTTACCAGCTCTTCCTCGATTTGTATTAGCTCTTCTACGGTAGCCACAGCGTGCTTCTTCTGAAGGTTGTACAACACCTGAAGCCTGGCGTTCACCTGCTCCAGCTCTGCCGGGTTGGCTTCTACCTTATCTAGAGCCGATTCGAGTTCCAGGGCAATATCATCCAGCTCAATATTCACGCTCTGCAGCCGCTCAAAAAGTTGCTGATAATTACCTGAAATGCCCGAAATGCGCTGTAAATTGTTCTTTGCTTCCCTCAAAGCGGCCGCAGCCCCTATCTCTTCCTGCTGAATGTGGTTCACGGCACTCCCCAGTTGATCTGTAAGCTGCTCTACATTGCTCAGCTCTTCGTAGCGTTCTTCAAGTTCTTCCTGCATGCCGGTTACCAGCTTTGCCTGCTGCAGCTCGGTGAGCAGAAAAAGGTTGTAATCGTATTCTTTGGTGGCCTGCGCCTGCTCTTCCCTCAACTGCTGCAGTTGTTTCTGCAGCCCTTTTAGCTGCTGCATCTCTGCCTGGTACTGCTTGAGCCTGGAAGCATTTGCCGCAAGGGAATCGATAACCAGGAACTGGTAATCGTTATCGCCCAGGCTTAACGTTTCATGCTGACTGTGGATATCCAGTAGCCTTTCCCCCAGTACCTGAAGGGAAGAAAGGTTTGCCGGAGTATCATTTATGAACGCCCTGCTCTTCCCCGAAGGCAGGATCTCCCTCCTTATAATGGTTTGCGCCTCAAAATCAAGGTCTTCTTCGGCAAAAAGATCCTGCAGGTGGTATGAAGAAATATTGAAGCTGCCTTCAATAACACATTTCTTTTCTTTATCCCTTATGGCGCTGTAATCGGCACGCTTTCCCAAGAGCAGCGAAAGAGCGCCCAGCATAATAGATTTTCCCGCACCGGTTTCTCCTGTAATAATCGTAAAACCGCTTTGAAGGTCCATCTGGATATCTTCAATAAGCGCGTAATTTTTTATAGAAAGGCTTGTAAGCAAGAGAATAAAAATTTTGGTTAAAGATAAGGCAAAATTTTATGGGCAGTAAGCAATTAACAGGGCGCAAATTTAAAAGAATCTAATGGCCGGCACCAAAATTCCGCCGACTAATTTCCGCAGAAGAAACTCGTACCTGAAACTTTTGAAATGTTACTGCTGAAAAACCTGGTCCCTTTCAAAAATGGCATTTTTGAACAGCCATTGTTGTCGCTGATTTTAATTATCAAATACAACTTCTCTTGGTGCAGATTTACAATCTGTGCCGAAACTACTAATACACAATATTAGACCATTTTTCAGAAAAAGTAGGGGCGAGATTGTTGAGGGCTTCCACTACTTCGCGGGTGTTTACGGATGGTCCGCCGCTAAAGATCTGTTCCACTTCGTCGGCCTTGGCATCAAAAAAGGTACGGAGCAAAAGGGAATTGGGGCGCCGGCTGTTCATTTGCCGCAAATTCATTATTGCTTCGGCCACAGCTTCCTTGCCTTCCTGTGGCGCCATGTGCATCACATCAAGCCCGTGGCGGTGATAGTTGTACATCGCCTGCCTATAACCCGAATAGTTGGAAAGCAGGTTGGCGTTAAGCTGAAAACGAGACCTGTTGCCGTCTGTACCTTTCCAGCCACTGTAAGAGCTCTGCTGGGCGGTACCCACTACCTGGTTGGCAACCTGGAAGTAAGGCGTTCCACCCTCCTCATTAAAAGTATCGGCATCAAGCCCCAGGATCGTGTAAACATAAAACCCAATTACCGAAACCAGGTTTGAATTAAACTGATTTGGACTAAACTCTAGCGGCTCGTATTCCGAATATTCAAAAGCCAGCTGCTCATCGTTAAAATTAAAAACAGGCGTAACCATAGTGGAGCCAAAGACCGGACGGGAAGACTGAATTTGAATGCTCCCGGAAAAATTATTGCCGTCATAGCTCGTAATATTGATGAACATGCTGCAATTGATACGCTCCTGAGGAAGAAACTCCTTGTCGGTCCAGCGGGTTTGGTTCACAAATTCACCCAGAGCGTTTTGCAGGGTTTTAAAAACCGCCGCATTGGCCTGCCCTGTCTGTTCAGAATTCACCACTACCTGGCAGTTTAACTCCTGCGCCCCCAGGGCCAGGCTAAAGCAAAAGGCAAACAGGAAAAGAATTGCTCTATTCATTGATCAACAGGATTATTTCGTTCAGGATATCCTGAGCTACTTCTTTTTTTGACTTCAGCGAAAAAGCTTTTACTTTCTCATCCTTAAACAGCAGTTTGACTTTATTGGTTTCCGCTTTAAATCCGGCACCGGCATCATTCAGGGAATTGAGTACGATAAAATCGAGGTTTTTCCTTCTCAATTTCCCAAGAGCGTTCTCTTCTTCATTTTCGGTTTCCAATGCAAAACCAATGAGGATTTGATGCTGTTTCGATTCTCCCAGCGAAGCCAAAATATCGGGGTTCTTTACCAGCTGGAGCTCCATAGTCTCTGCCGATTTCTTAATCTTCTGGGTGGCAGAGATCTTCGGACGATAATCAGATACTGCAGCCGATGCGATGGCAACATCAACTTCAGGAAAACTTGCAGTCGCGGCTTCAAACATTTCCACAGCGCTTTGCACCCTAACCAGTTTAATACCTTCAGCAGGCTTCTCCAGATGGGTAGGCCCCGAAATCAAAGTAACTTCGGCCCCGGCAGCATGAGCTGCTGCGGCGAGTTCAAACCCCATTTTTCCGCTGGAATGGTTTCCTATAAAACGAACGGGATCTATAGCTTCGTATGTAGGCCCTGCGGTTATGAGTACTTTTTTATTCCGAAGCGGAAGGTTTTCAGCGAGCTGATCTTCTATGAATTGCACAATATCTTCGGGCTCGGCCATACGGCCTTCCCCAGATAACCCGCTGGCCAGTTCTCCAGATGCTGCAGGGATCATAATATCGCCAAACGACCTGAGACTTTCAAAATTCTTTAATGTAGAGGGGTGCTTGTACATATCAAGGTCCATTGCCGGCGCAAAATACACAGGGCACCTGGCTGAAAGATAGGTAGCAAGTAAGAAGTTATCGCTGTGCCCCTGTGCCATTTTTGAAAGGGTATTGGCAGTAGCAGGTGCGATAAGCATAAGATCGGCCCAAAGGCCAAGTTCCACGTGATTGTTCCATTGATCGTTATCATCTTCTTCTTTGGTAAAAGAAGAGATCACCTCGTTCTTGGAAAGCGTGGATAAGGTAAGCGGGGTAACGAATTCTTTGGCTGCAGGGGTCATGATCACCTTCACCTGCGCCCCGGCTTTTATAAACAGCCGCACCAAAAATGCTGTTTTATAAGCGGCTATACCCGCGGTAACGCCGAGAAGTACTTTTTTGCCGCTTATTACAGACATAGCGTATTATTCTTCGCTCTTGGTATTGCGATAGTAGATTTTTTCTTCAAGCCATTCCTGAACTGCAAGCGCATGTGGCTTAGGCAATTTCTCGTAGAATTTAGAAACCTCTATCTGCTCTTTGTTCTCAAAGATCTCGTCAAGACTATCGTTGTAAGTGGCAAATTCATCCAGTTTCTCAAGAAGTTCTTTCTTGATCTCAGAATTTATTTGCGTTGCCCTCTTTGAGATAATAGAGATCGCTTCATAAATGTTATTTGTAGAAGCGTCGATCTTGTTCTTATCAAGCGTCGTAGTGTTTAGCGGAGCATCTGTTCTCTTTAGATCTATCATTTTCCAGTCTCAGATTTTTAATTGTTGTTCTTTGTTTTCAATGTCTTTTAAAGCAGTATTTGCCAGGGCGATAAATTCCCCGTTGGGGTAATAGCGCTCATAATCTTCATAATATTCCCTTGCCTTCGCCAGCCTTTCGGGCATTGCGTAAGCGTAGCTGTTGATGGCGTAAAGATAAGCCGATTCAAACCTGTAGTACAATGCCTTTTCCCTGAAAGGGGAACCAGGATACTCGGCTATAAAATTGTCGAATGCCGCCATGGCTGCAATGTAACTTTCGGTGTGGTGGTACTGCTTGGCAATTTCGTAAGCTTTTCGCTCCAGTTTCACCCTAAGCTCTGTAACCAGCTGGTTCGCCTCGTCCATTTGCTCATTTTCGGGGAAACGGTTGATGAACTCCTGAAGTTTTCCAATTCCTTTAATGGTTTCAGTTTGATCTAGGTAGTAGGGCGGCGAAAGAAAGTAATAACTCTTGGCTCCTTTAAATGCAGCCTCTTCCAGCTTTTCACTATCAGGATAACTCTCTACAAAACGCTCAAACTGGTAGCCTGCAAGAAAGTAATCGTTCAACTCATAATAGGTATCTGCGAACATAAAGGTCAGTTTCTGCCCCTGGGGCTTCCCTCTGAATTCGGGCACCAGCTGCTCAAAAAGCCTGAGTGCTTTCCTGAATTTTCTTCGGCTGTTCCCCTCGCCTGCCTTGGCTTCGTTGTACAGGTTCTCTGCAGTTGAATATTTAAGCCCTGTATCTTCACTCTTCAAAACCTTTTGATATTCACCACAAGAGGTAAAGAGAAAAATTACCCCTAATAATAAGATTACTTTTTTCATCCTGAATTTTAACATCTGGCAAAAATACTCTTTTCTGCTTTATTATAAAAACTTTAGTTTCAGCAGAAATTCGGCTTAAACCGAAGGATTTCTGCCGATTTATGAATTAGAAATTTTTCAGAAAGCTTTCAAGTTTCCGGTCCAGGTTTTCGGTGGAAGGAACCAGCGGCAACCTCAGCTTATTCTCTCCAATACCCCGCATCTTAAGCAGGGACTTTATCCCCACGGGATTACCTTCAGCAAAAATAAGATCTATAGCCGGTGCTACCTTATAGTGTAACTGGTAAGCTTCATCCACTTTTTTTTCGAGCCCCAGGCGCAGCATTTTGGAAAATTCGGACGGAAAGCCCTGCCCAATTACCGATATTACACCATGACCACCGGCAAGCACCATAGGCAATGTCACCATATCATCTCCCGAAATCACCAAAAAACTGTCAGGAACCGCATCAATAATCCTCATTGCCTGCACAATATCCCCTGCAGCTTCCTTGATCCCTATGATATTTTCTACCTGGGAAAGCCTTTTTACGGTTTCGGGCAGCATGTTTGATCCCGTTCTCCCGGGCACATTATACATAATCACAGGTTTTGGCGAAGCGGCCGCCACTGCCTTATAATGCTGAAAAATCCCTTCCTGCGAAGGTTTGTTGTAATATGGAGAAACCGAAAGTACAGCGTCAAAACCGGCCAGGCTTGTACCTGAAACCTCTTCGCAAACCTTAGCCGTATTATTCCCGCCAATGCCGAGCACCAGGGGAATGCGGCCGTTATTTTCTGAAACCACAGTATCAATAACAAGTTGTTTTTCATCGGCGGTAAGCGTTGCACTCTCGCCGGTAGTTCCCAGAACCACCATATAATCTATGCCATTGTCAATCTGGAAATTCACCAGTTTCCTAAGTGCTTCCTCGTCAACAGAAAGATCATCTTTAAACGGGGTGATAAGGGCGACCCCCGTACCAATAAATTTATTCATTAGTTGTTGTATTTAATATTTTGAGATATTTTTTTAGTTCACTTATAAAAACTTCAGCTTCATCAATTTCTACGGAAATATTCAGGTCAAAAATGGCATTTTGGCCATCCATTTTTCTTCCCACTTTCAAGCCTGCCCGGGAAACCGAAACGAGAAAGTGGGCCAGTTTATTTTCCGGGGCGGTAAAAGAAATCAGCACATCATATTGAGCGTTTAAAAATGCTGAAGCAGCTTCAGAAATCCTGCCATTCCATCCAAAATCGGCATTGGAGATCACGGGGTACTCAAAAATGTCATTTTTAAGAGCTTTTTCTCGGCAAAAAACAAAAGAGACCTGCTGCTTTTGAAGGGAAAGATCATCCTGTAGCTTCAAAAATGGCAAAACTGCATGCTCATCTTCGGCATCAAGAATAAGGCCGAGTTGAAACCTGTTTTTTCCAGCAAAATTACCTGCCTGAGACTGCCATTTTTTACGCGCTAAAGCGAACCTTATTTCCTGAATTTTCACCGGGCAAAATTAGCGATATTCTTATTACCAAATGCAAGCGCACCTGCCTATTTTAGGCTATACCAGGTGCAAAAGCCTGAGTTTTTTTTCGGGGGTCACAAAAAAGAGAAAAACGAGTTTGATCGCGGCAAATTTTATAAGCGACGCCACGATCTCTACACTCAGATCTCTAAAGTAGAAAACCTCCATATCGCGCAAAATGTCTGAAAAAATAAAGGAAAGAGCAAAACAGATATAGAAAACGGACTTTTTTGAAAAAGAATTTAAATAATATACAAGTGCGGTAATGGCAACAAAGAGAATATTGAGGTAGTAGAGCACATAGATCCAGAAGGCGAGCTCATGCCCAAGGTTGCGTTCAATCTCAATGATATGCACCCATAACAGATATACATAAATGGCTATTACGCCAATAAAATATAGGGTGGTAAAGCGGTTGCCCCTTTCATATTCAGTGTGTTTAATGGCCTCCCTGGCCAAAAAGATATAACCAATCAGCCACATTCCCAACTTAATATGTTCAAAATACCACATGCTGCCACCCCACGAAAAAAGGGTTGCGCCCATTGCCATGCTAAGAAACATCAGAAAATTGAAGTTCTTAAAAGGGATCTTCCGCAGGTAGTAAAGGATTAGCGGGAAAAAGAAAAGGATTTCTCCTAACTTTCTGAGAAAAAAATCGTCTTTAAAAATACCTGTAAGGTTAACGCACATAGCAGAGACCGCCAGGAGAGAAAGAATAACCTTTTTTTTCATTCATCAGGAAAATTGTCTGCAATATAGGAATTTTGTCAACAATAAATTTTATTGTCATAAATTTTAAGAAAAACGAATCAAAAAAGCACTTCAGAAGAGAATATTTTATCAAAACCCCGGAGGAAAGGTGCTTTTTCGTCGATGAACTGCATGCTGCACCATCGCATAAAAGGCAAGCACGTGGAATAAAGGATAAAAAATGGTCACGCTGATATCTGATATAATGAACAATTTGAAGAAGAGGGACAGTTCAGAAAGCACCAAAGAAGCTGCTGCCAGCATAAGCCATAAAGAAGCGTAATGAGATTTAAGAATATACTGGGTGAAGGTTACCGCCAGGAAAACAATAAGTACCAGGATATAGACAGAAGCTTCCATTTGCCTGGACGGAAGCACCTGGGGCAAAAGCTGGCTCATGGTGTAGTACAGGAATCCCAGAAAAACATACATGATAAGGAGGGAGATGAATTCCACCAGGTGAATTTTTGCAATCCTGAACCCAATCAGCGCAAACAGGTAAAGGATGAACAGGGCGGCTCCCAGGCACCACAAAATTGGTATGAGGTGTTCAGCAAGACCATCGAGCATCAGCAAATCCCGCACGTAAAATAAAAGCAGGGCGACAACCATGGGCAGGAACCATTCTTTCACCTTGTACCTGTAGTACAAAATAAGCACCGGAATTAAAAGTACCGTTACAGGGTAAACAAGAACCTCAAGGCCAAGTATATAGCCAACCACAAAAAGTACCCCCAGAACCAGGAACAGCAAAAGCACTAGTTTACTTGTCTTCACTCTTTGCGATTAGAAATTTTAAGCAGGTTTAATCAATTTAGCAGAAAAATAGTACAATTTTGTCTAAGACTGTCAACAATTTACAAAAAATAGAATATTTGCTTCTTTTGCAAAAAATCATCTTATTCTGCTTTCCTTTTTCTAAAACCTATATTTTTGTCTTTTTACAATTTAAAAATGAAACGCTACCTACTCATATTGCTGCTGTCAACCGGGGCATGTAAATTTAACGACACCTACACCCCAGCCCGCATTGAAGGAAGACAGATCCAAATAACGCCCGACATACCGGCTAATGACTCCCTGGAAAAATTCATCACACCATACAAAGAGCACATCAACAAAGAGATGGCAGAGGTTTTGGCCTATGTACCTTATAACCTCAGCAAATCTGACGGAAGCTACAACACGGCAATAGGCAACCTGTTGGCCGATGCCTTGATGGAGCTCTCAAACCCTCTTTTTAATGCCCGTACCGGAAAGAATATCGATATGGTATTGCTGAACCACGGCGGAATAAGATCATCAATCGCGAAGGGAAACGTGACCACCCGAACTGCTTTCCAGGTGATGCCTTTTGAAAATGAAGTGGTGGTTGCAGCATTAAAAGGAGAGGCTATAAGGGAAATGATAAGATACCTTATAGATTCGGGAACTGCCCATCCTGTAGCCGGGATCGAACTACAGCTCGATAAAGACAACAGCATCAAAAAAGTCCTGATCCAGGGGAAGCCTTTAGAAGATTCGGCAATTTATTATGTAGCCACCAACGATTACTTGCTCGAAGGCGGAGACAACATGACGTTCTTTTTAGAAGCCCTGGAAACGACCAGCCTTGATTA
This Salinimicrobium tongyeongense DNA region includes the following protein-coding sequences:
- the recN gene encoding DNA repair protein RecN; protein product: MLTSLSIKNYALIEDIQMDLQSGFTIITGETGAGKSIMLGALSLLLGKRADYSAIRDKEKKCVIEGSFNISSYHLQDLFAEEDLDFEAQTIIRREILPSGKSRAFINDTPANLSSLQVLGERLLDIHSQHETLSLGDNDYQFLVIDSLAANASRLKQYQAEMQQLKGLQKQLQQLREEQAQATKEYDYNLFLLTELQQAKLVTGMQEELEERYEELSNVEQLTDQLGSAVNHIQQEEIGAAAALREAKNNLQRISGISGNYQQLFERLQSVNIELDDIALELESALDKVEANPAELEQVNARLQVLYNLQKKHAVATVEELIQIEEELVKKVAVSENAEEEITRSEKAISEKKEALRKIATNLHAARKSVIPKFVKEIESILADLGMPNATLKIELEQQKDFFHNGHDKLNWLLAANKGGSYNDIKKAASGGELSRIMLAVKSILATYSKLPTIIFDEIDTGVSGDIAQKMAGILQKMGKNMQVLAITHLPQIAGKGDRHFKIYKEDAVHSTITNIKELKGEERVEELAMMLGGKNISDSAVAHAKALLN
- the porD gene encoding type IX secretion system protein PorD, which encodes MNRAILFLFAFCFSLALGAQELNCQVVVNSEQTGQANAAVFKTLQNALGEFVNQTRWTDKEFLPQERINCSMFINITSYDGNNFSGSIQIQSSRPVFGSTMVTPVFNFNDEQLAFEYSEYEPLEFSPNQFNSNLVSVIGFYVYTILGLDADTFNEEGGTPYFQVANQVVGTAQQSSYSGWKGTDGNRSRFQLNANLLSNYSGYRQAMYNYHRHGLDVMHMAPQEGKEAVAEAIMNLRQMNSRRPNSLLLRTFFDAKADEVEQIFSGGPSVNTREVVEALNNLAPTFSEKWSNIVY
- the coaBC gene encoding bifunctional phosphopantothenoylcysteine decarboxylase/phosphopantothenate--cysteine ligase CoaBC, which produces MSVISGKKVLLGVTAGIAAYKTAFLVRLFIKAGAQVKVIMTPAAKEFVTPLTLSTLSKNEVISSFTKEEDDNDQWNNHVELGLWADLMLIAPATANTLSKMAQGHSDNFLLATYLSARCPVYFAPAMDLDMYKHPSTLKNFESLRSFGDIMIPAASGELASGLSGEGRMAEPEDIVQFIEDQLAENLPLRNKKVLITAGPTYEAIDPVRFIGNHSSGKMGFELAAAAHAAGAEVTLISGPTHLEKPAEGIKLVRVQSAVEMFEAATASFPEVDVAIASAAVSDYRPKISATQKIKKSAETMELQLVKNPDILASLGESKQHQILIGFALETENEEENALGKLRRKNLDFIVLNSLNDAGAGFKAETNKVKLLFKDEKVKAFSLKSKKEVAQDILNEIILLINE
- a CDS encoding DNA-directed RNA polymerase subunit omega, giving the protein MIDLKRTDAPLNTTTLDKNKIDASTNNIYEAISIISKRATQINSEIKKELLEKLDEFATYNDSLDEIFENKEQIEVSKFYEKLPKPHALAVQEWLEEKIYYRNTKSEE
- a CDS encoding outer membrane protein assembly factor BamD; translated protein: MKKVILLLGVIFLFTSCGEYQKVLKSEDTGLKYSTAENLYNEAKAGEGNSRRKFRKALRLFEQLVPEFRGKPQGQKLTFMFADTYYELNDYFLAGYQFERFVESYPDSEKLEEAAFKGAKSYYFLSPPYYLDQTETIKGIGKLQEFINRFPENEQMDEANQLVTELRVKLERKAYEIAKQYHHTESYIAAMAAFDNFIAEYPGSPFREKALYYRFESAYLYAINSYAYAMPERLAKAREYYEDYERYYPNGEFIALANTALKDIENKEQQLKI
- the dapA gene encoding 4-hydroxy-tetrahydrodipicolinate synthase, which codes for MNKFIGTGVALITPFKDDLSVDEEALRKLVNFQIDNGIDYMVVLGTTGESATLTADEKQLVIDTVVSENNGRIPLVLGIGGNNTAKVCEEVSGTSLAGFDAVLSVSPYYNKPSQEGIFQHYKAVAAASPKPVIMYNVPGRTGSNMLPETVKRLSQVENIIGIKEAAGDIVQAMRIIDAVPDSFLVISGDDMVTLPMVLAGGHGVISVIGQGFPSEFSKMLRLGLEKKVDEAYQLHYKVAPAIDLIFAEGNPVGIKSLLKMRGIGENKLRLPLVPSTENLDRKLESFLKNF
- a CDS encoding DUF6913 domain-containing protein, with translation MKIQEIRFALARKKWQSQAGNFAGKNRFQLGLILDAEDEHAVLPFLKLQDDLSLQKQQVSFVFCREKALKNDIFEYPVISNADFGWNGRISEAASAFLNAQYDVLISFTAPENKLAHFLVSVSRAGLKVGRKMDGQNAIFDLNISVEIDEAEVFISELKKYLKILNTTTNE
- a CDS encoding 5'-nucleotidase C-terminal domain-containing protein, with amino-acid sequence MKRYLLILLLSTGACKFNDTYTPARIEGRQIQITPDIPANDSLEKFITPYKEHINKEMAEVLAYVPYNLSKSDGSYNTAIGNLLADALMELSNPLFNARTGKNIDMVLLNHGGIRSSIAKGNVTTRTAFQVMPFENEVVVAALKGEAIREMIRYLIDSGTAHPVAGIELQLDKDNSIKKVLIQGKPLEDSAIYYVATNDYLLEGGDNMTFFLEALETTSLDYKIRNLLIDYFKAKDTLRPVRDQRFIKAE